A single window of Ferrimonas balearica DSM 9799 DNA harbors:
- a CDS encoding TRAP transporter large permease: MMALLLFLCVCLVLLSGYPVAFALGGTALWFALIGSATGHLDAAYLGALPNRLYGILNNQTLMAVPLFVAMGVILERSRQAEALLSAMGQLFGRLRAGLAISVMLVGVLLAASTGIVGATVVTMGLLSLPAMLQRGYQPAFASGAICATGTLGQIIPPSIALVLLGDVLSSAYQQAQLKQGIFSPKTVSVGDLFAGALIPGLVLVGLYIAYTLLLSWRRPQHFAATESVPLNYAFVVTLLKALVPPIALILLVLGSILMGVATPTEAAAVGAFGALMLALAKRSLSWSALMAALQETVRVTAMVFMILVGAALFSLVFRGLGGETLIHQALSDLPGGVVGATLVVMLVIFLLGFILDFIEITFVVVPMVAPTLLMLGLDPVWLGIMLGLNLQTSFLTPPFGFALFYLRGVAPPSLDSATLYRGVAPFIALQILMMLLLALWPELATWLPQRIYG; encoded by the coding sequence ATGATGGCGTTGTTGCTGTTTCTCTGTGTCTGCCTGGTGCTGCTGTCTGGTTACCCGGTGGCGTTCGCCCTTGGCGGAACCGCATTGTGGTTTGCGCTGATTGGCTCGGCCACCGGCCATCTTGATGCCGCCTATTTGGGGGCCTTACCCAACCGCCTGTATGGCATTCTCAACAACCAGACCCTGATGGCGGTGCCACTGTTTGTGGCGATGGGGGTGATCCTGGAGCGCTCGCGCCAGGCCGAGGCGCTGCTGTCCGCCATGGGCCAGCTGTTCGGCCGCCTGCGGGCCGGACTGGCGATCTCGGTGATGTTGGTTGGCGTACTGCTGGCGGCCAGCACCGGCATCGTCGGTGCCACGGTGGTGACCATGGGGCTGCTGTCTCTGCCCGCCATGCTTCAGCGCGGCTACCAACCGGCGTTTGCTTCCGGGGCCATCTGCGCCACCGGCACCCTGGGCCAGATCATTCCTCCCTCCATTGCTCTGGTGCTGCTGGGGGACGTGCTCTCCTCCGCCTATCAGCAGGCGCAGCTTAAGCAGGGGATCTTCTCCCCCAAGACCGTCTCGGTGGGTGACCTGTTTGCCGGTGCGCTGATCCCCGGATTGGTGCTGGTGGGGCTCTATATTGCCTACACGCTGCTGCTGTCCTGGCGTCGGCCCCAGCACTTTGCGGCTACCGAATCCGTGCCGCTCAACTACGCTTTCGTGGTGACCCTGCTCAAAGCGCTGGTGCCGCCCATCGCCCTGATTTTGCTGGTGTTGGGCTCCATCCTGATGGGCGTTGCCACCCCCACGGAAGCGGCGGCAGTGGGGGCTTTCGGTGCGCTGATGCTGGCCCTGGCTAAGCGCAGCCTGAGCTGGAGCGCCCTGATGGCCGCGCTGCAGGAGACGGTCCGGGTTACCGCCATGGTGTTTATGATCCTGGTTGGCGCCGCGCTGTTTTCCCTGGTGTTCCGGGGACTCGGAGGGGAAACCCTGATCCATCAGGCGCTGTCCGACCTGCCCGGTGGGGTGGTGGGGGCGACGCTGGTGGTGATGCTGGTGATCTTCCTGCTGGGGTTCATTCTCGACTTTATCGAGATCACCTTTGTGGTGGTGCCCATGGTGGCACCGACCCTGTTAATGCTGGGGCTGGACCCGGTGTGGCTGGGCATCATGCTGGGGCTGAATCTGCAGACCTCGTTTTTGACCCCGCCATTCGGATTTGCCCTGTTTTATCTACGTGGTGTGGCGCCGCCGTCACTGGACAGTGCCACCCTATACCGGGGCGTTGCCCCCTTTATTGCCCTGCAGATCCTGATGATGTTGCTGCTGGCGCTGTGGCCGGAACTGGCCACTTGGCTGCCGCAGCGGATCTACGGCTAA
- a CDS encoding Na(+)-translocating NADH-quinone reductase subunit A has product MITIKQGLDLPISGGPEQVIQDGPAIARVAILGEEYIGMRPTMSVKEGDRVKKGQVLFEDKKNPGVQYTAFASGVVSAINRGAKRVLQSVVIDVDGDEQESFARYDASALASLDRQAVQDNLVASGLWTALRTRPFSKVPALDSVPAGIFVTAIDTNPLAADPKVVIADQADAFQHGLTVLARLTEGKVFLCGAEALPGADLAGVEAAQFTGPHPAGLVGTHIHKLLPASATRTVWHIGYQDVIAIGHLFTTGELNTDRVVALAGPAVVKPRLVRIRLGADLSQLTEGELSHNHVRIISGSVLSGRTASGPHAYLGRYHNQVSVLTEGDEKELFGWVLPGANKFSFTRTFLSHFSPGKLFNMTTSTGGSDRAMVPIGQYERVMPLDILPTLLLRDLIARDTDNAQKLGALELDEEDLALCTFVCPGKYDYGHELRSCLEIIEREG; this is encoded by the coding sequence ATGATTACAATAAAACAAGGATTGGACCTGCCCATCAGCGGTGGGCCAGAACAAGTAATCCAGGATGGTCCCGCCATCGCTCGCGTTGCGATCCTGGGTGAAGAATATATTGGTATGCGTCCCACCATGTCCGTAAAGGAAGGGGATCGCGTTAAGAAAGGTCAGGTGCTCTTCGAAGACAAGAAGAACCCGGGCGTCCAATATACCGCCTTCGCCAGCGGGGTTGTCAGTGCGATTAACCGGGGTGCCAAGCGCGTCCTCCAATCCGTGGTCATCGACGTTGATGGCGACGAGCAAGAATCCTTTGCCCGCTATGACGCCTCCGCGCTGGCTTCGCTGGATCGTCAGGCCGTGCAGGACAACCTGGTAGCCAGTGGCCTGTGGACCGCTCTGCGGACCCGCCCCTTCAGCAAAGTGCCCGCTCTGGACAGTGTACCGGCGGGCATTTTTGTCACCGCCATCGACACCAACCCGCTGGCGGCCGACCCGAAGGTGGTGATTGCCGACCAGGCTGACGCCTTCCAACACGGCTTGACCGTGCTGGCTCGCCTGACCGAAGGCAAGGTGTTCCTGTGTGGTGCAGAGGCGCTGCCCGGTGCAGACCTGGCTGGCGTTGAAGCGGCCCAGTTTACCGGCCCGCACCCGGCTGGCCTGGTGGGCACTCACATCCACAAGCTGTTGCCGGCCAGTGCGACCCGCACCGTATGGCACATCGGCTACCAGGATGTGATCGCCATCGGTCACCTGTTTACCACCGGTGAGCTGAACACCGACCGCGTAGTGGCCCTGGCCGGCCCGGCGGTGGTGAAGCCGCGCCTGGTGCGCATCCGCCTGGGTGCTGACCTGAGCCAACTGACCGAAGGCGAGCTGAGCCACAACCACGTCCGGATCATCTCCGGTTCCGTGCTGTCCGGCCGCACCGCCAGTGGTCCTCATGCCTATCTCGGCCGTTACCATAATCAGGTGAGCGTGCTGACTGAAGGGGATGAGAAAGAGCTGTTTGGCTGGGTGCTGCCCGGTGCCAACAAGTTCTCCTTTACCCGCACTTTCCTGTCCCATTTCAGCCCGGGCAAACTGTTCAACATGACCACCAGCACCGGCGGTTCCGACCGTGCGATGGTGCCGATTGGCCAGTATGAGCGCGTGATGCCCCTGGATATTCTGCCCACCCTGCTGCTGCGCGACCTGATTGCCCGTGATACGGACAATGCGCAGAAACTGGGTGCGTTGGAGCTGGATGAGGAAGATCTGGCCCTGTGCACCTTCGTATGCCCTGGCAAGTATGACTACGGCCATGAGCTGCGCAGCTGCCTTGAGATCATCGAGAGGGAAGGCTAA
- a CDS encoding alpha-ketoglutarate-dependent dioxygenase AlkB family protein yields the protein MPDPEQCITDRAGRLLARIVPQWLSEAEQAELWPVLQSLDWQQPQVQIFGKSHPIPRQQCYLGRPGCDYRYSGLLMAPQPLPAPLLPLMARLGPGFNAVLVNRYRHGQDRMGWHRDNEPELAPDLAILSLGGCRRLRLRFDAKDAHGVDLPSGSLLWLAPGVYHCLAPTAREVGERISLTFRQITPGFHRQEGAGIRG from the coding sequence ATGCCGGATCCTGAACAGTGTATTACCGATCGTGCCGGACGTCTGCTTGCCCGTATCGTGCCGCAATGGTTGAGTGAGGCGGAACAAGCCGAGTTATGGCCGGTGTTGCAGTCGCTGGATTGGCAGCAACCGCAGGTGCAGATCTTTGGCAAATCTCACCCGATACCGCGCCAGCAATGTTATCTGGGGCGGCCCGGTTGCGATTACCGCTATTCGGGGCTGTTGATGGCCCCGCAACCACTGCCTGCGCCCCTGTTGCCGCTGATGGCCCGGCTGGGGCCCGGATTCAATGCGGTGCTGGTCAACCGATACCGGCATGGTCAGGACAGGATGGGCTGGCATCGTGACAACGAACCTGAACTGGCACCGGACTTGGCGATTTTGTCTCTGGGCGGGTGTCGGCGCCTGCGGTTGCGGTTTGATGCCAAAGACGCCCACGGTGTTGATCTGCCCTCCGGCAGCTTGTTGTGGCTGGCACCAGGGGTGTATCACTGCCTGGCGCCCACCGCCCGGGAGGTGGGTGAGCGCATCAGTCTGACCTTTCGTCAGATCACCCCCGGCTTCCACCGTCAGGAGGGAGCCGGAATCCGAGGGTGA
- a CDS encoding YajG family lipoprotein, with translation MKKLLLAAAVLLGGCASHPQSLIIAPTEPMPSVNAASSASVELSSTDHRTDTFLVRIHDGDGPAQLINASSNPRALLESGLRDGLSRQGYAMSGHGTVRMALTLEELQVDVDQSAMRHIANSRATATLVVEQDNRQLVKRYQARGEVKGVLKVESSVLEREVNDRLNQLLNAMLNDPELHQFIQ, from the coding sequence ATGAAAAAACTGCTTTTGGCCGCCGCCGTTCTGCTCGGAGGCTGTGCCAGCCATCCGCAAAGCCTGATCATCGCCCCCACCGAGCCCATGCCCAGCGTCAACGCCGCCAGCAGCGCCAGCGTTGAACTGAGCTCCACCGACCATCGCACCGACACCTTCCTGGTGCGGATCCATGATGGCGATGGCCCGGCCCAGCTGATTAATGCCTCCAGCAACCCCCGCGCCCTACTGGAGTCCGGCCTGCGCGATGGCCTGAGTCGCCAGGGCTACGCCATGAGCGGCCACGGCACCGTGCGTATGGCCCTGACACTGGAAGAGCTGCAGGTGGATGTTGACCAAAGCGCCATGCGCCACATCGCCAACAGCCGAGCCACGGCTACCCTGGTGGTGGAGCAGGACAACCGCCAGCTGGTCAAGCGTTACCAGGCCCGGGGCGAAGTGAAAGGCGTACTCAAGGTGGAGTCGTCGGTACTGGAGCGTGAGGTCAATGACCGGCTGAACCAGCTGCTCAATGCCATGCTTAACGATCCGGAACTGCATCAATTCATTCAGTAA
- a CDS encoding TRAP transporter small permease subunit produces the protein MSSFTLSWIDRLSEWLGRLCGLLMLAMLLLATAVVALRYGMESGSIALQESVLYLHGALFTLGAGFTLKHNGHVRVDIFYRNWSARRRAWVDLLGTLLLLLPLIGFIGWQSWPYVMASWARLEGSPEAGGLALVYLQKTLLLGLVLTLGLQALAELARALATLRREAPV, from the coding sequence ATGTCGTCCTTCACGCTGTCCTGGATCGATCGCCTGAGTGAATGGCTGGGCCGCCTGTGCGGCCTGCTGATGTTGGCGATGTTGTTGCTGGCCACCGCCGTGGTGGCTTTGCGATATGGCATGGAGAGTGGCTCCATCGCCCTGCAGGAGAGTGTCCTGTACCTGCACGGTGCCCTGTTCACCCTGGGCGCCGGTTTTACCCTCAAACACAACGGCCACGTGCGGGTCGACATCTTTTACCGCAACTGGTCGGCGCGTCGTCGCGCCTGGGTGGACCTGCTTGGCACCCTGCTGTTGCTGCTTCCCCTGATTGGCTTTATTGGCTGGCAAAGCTGGCCCTACGTGATGGCCAGCTGGGCCCGGCTGGAAGGCTCACCGGAAGCCGGGGGGCTGGCGCTGGTGTATCTGCAGAAGACGTTGCTGTTGGGCCTGGTGCTGACCCTTGGGCTGCAGGCGCTGGCGGAACTGGCACGGGCGCTGGCTACGCTGCGCCGGGAGGCCCCGGTATGA
- a CDS encoding Na(+)-translocating NADH-quinone reductase subunit C: protein MAKKNDTFGKTLGVVIGLCLVCSLVVSGAAVALKPLQERNKAEDTQRYVLEAAGLLDKIDGGIQATFNRYIDARVIDFNTGEFDASIDATTYDQRKAARDTATSSVPANDIASIKRRADKGLVYLVKDASGELETVILPIHGYGLWSTMYAFVALEPDFNTVKAMVYYDQGETPGLGAEVENPRWKAQWVGKELFDADGKLAIKVVKGGAREGDIHGVDGLSGATLTSNGVQNSLDFWMGDEGYAAFLAKARKGELNNG from the coding sequence ATGGCTAAGAAAAACGATACCTTTGGCAAAACCCTGGGCGTGGTGATTGGCCTCTGCCTGGTGTGCTCCCTGGTGGTGTCCGGTGCCGCCGTTGCCCTCAAGCCTCTGCAAGAGCGCAACAAGGCCGAAGACACCCAGCGTTACGTACTGGAAGCGGCGGGTCTGCTGGACAAGATTGATGGCGGCATTCAGGCCACCTTCAACCGCTACATCGACGCCCGAGTGATTGATTTCAACACCGGCGAATTCGACGCCAGCATTGACGCCACTACCTACGACCAGCGCAAGGCGGCCCGCGATACCGCGACCTCCTCTGTGCCGGCCAACGACATCGCCTCCATCAAACGCCGCGCCGACAAAGGCCTGGTGTATCTGGTGAAGGACGCCAGCGGTGAGCTGGAAACCGTTATCCTGCCGATCCACGGCTACGGCCTGTGGTCCACCATGTACGCCTTCGTGGCGCTGGAGCCGGACTTCAACACCGTAAAAGCGATGGTGTACTACGACCAGGGTGAAACCCCGGGTCTGGGTGCCGAAGTGGAGAACCCGCGCTGGAAAGCCCAGTGGGTAGGTAAGGAACTGTTTGATGCCGATGGCAAGCTGGCCATCAAAGTGGTTAAGGGCGGCGCCCGTGAAGGTGACATTCACGGTGTAGACGGTCTGTCCGGTGCCACCCTGACCAGCAACGGCGTTCAGAACAGCCTCGACTTCTGGATGGGCGACGAAGGCTACGCAGCCTTCCTGGCCAAGGCCCGCAAAGGAGAGCTGAACAATGGCTGA
- a CDS encoding BolA family protein has translation MSMQQTIETKIQAALSPTHMEVINESHMHRGPAEESHFKLIVVSEQFDGQRLLARHRAVNAALAEELAGTLHALALHTYTPVEWSEQQQAPRTPSCLG, from the coding sequence ATGAGCATGCAACAGACCATCGAAACCAAGATCCAAGCCGCCCTCAGTCCCACCCATATGGAAGTGATCAATGAAAGCCATATGCATCGGGGCCCGGCGGAAGAGAGCCACTTTAAGCTGATCGTGGTCAGTGAGCAGTTTGACGGCCAACGCCTGCTGGCCCGTCACCGTGCTGTGAACGCCGCCCTGGCCGAAGAGCTGGCCGGCACCCTGCACGCCCTGGCGCTGCACACCTACACGCCGGTGGAGTGGTCAGAGCAGCAACAGGCCCCGCGCACCCCCAGCTGTCTGGGCTGA
- a CDS encoding NADH:ubiquinone reductase (Na(+)-transporting) subunit B, with protein MSLKHFIERIEPDFEKGGKYEKWYALYEAVATILYTPGKTTRGTTHVRDNIDLKRMMITVWLCTFPAMFFGMYNVGWQAQEALAAGFGTPDVWQVGLFELLGGSLSADTGLLGLMFYGACFFLPIYAVTFAVGGFWEVLFASVRKHEVNEGFFVTSVLFALTLPATIPLWQVALGITFGVVVAKELFGGTGRNFLNPALAGRAFLYFAYPAQISGDAVWVAADGYSGATMLGQAAAGTVDFANYAWYSAFSDPNWMDAFLGFIQGSVGETSTLALAIGGLIIMYTRIASWRIVVGVMLGMIAMSSLFNLIGSDTNPMFSLPWTWHLVLGGFAFGMFFMATDPVSASFTNSGKWAYGILIGVMTVLVRVVNPAFPEGIMLAILFANLWAPLFDHFVAQANIKRRLARNG; from the coding sequence ATGAGTCTGAAGCATTTTATCGAGCGTATTGAGCCCGACTTCGAGAAGGGCGGGAAATACGAAAAGTGGTATGCGCTCTATGAAGCGGTTGCCACCATTCTCTACACCCCGGGTAAAACCACCCGCGGTACCACCCACGTGCGTGACAACATCGACCTCAAGCGGATGATGATCACCGTGTGGCTGTGTACCTTCCCGGCCATGTTCTTCGGCATGTACAACGTCGGTTGGCAAGCCCAGGAAGCGCTGGCCGCCGGCTTTGGTACCCCGGACGTTTGGCAGGTGGGTCTGTTTGAACTGCTCGGTGGCAGTCTGAGTGCCGACACCGGCCTGTTGGGCCTGATGTTCTACGGCGCCTGTTTCTTCCTGCCCATCTATGCGGTGACCTTCGCCGTCGGTGGCTTCTGGGAAGTGCTGTTCGCCTCCGTGCGTAAGCACGAAGTGAACGAAGGCTTCTTCGTCACCTCCGTCCTGTTTGCCCTGACCCTGCCCGCCACCATCCCGCTGTGGCAAGTGGCTCTGGGTATCACCTTTGGTGTGGTTGTGGCCAAGGAGCTGTTTGGCGGCACCGGCCGTAACTTCCTGAACCCGGCCCTGGCAGGTCGTGCATTCCTGTACTTCGCCTACCCGGCTCAGATCTCCGGTGATGCGGTATGGGTAGCGGCTGACGGCTATTCCGGCGCCACCATGCTGGGTCAGGCCGCTGCCGGCACCGTCGACTTTGCCAACTACGCCTGGTACTCCGCTTTCTCCGACCCGAACTGGATGGACGCCTTCCTCGGCTTTATCCAGGGTTCCGTGGGTGAAACCAGCACCCTGGCGCTGGCCATCGGTGGCCTGATCATTATGTACACCCGCATCGCCTCCTGGCGCATCGTGGTGGGTGTGATGCTGGGTATGATTGCGATGTCCTCGCTGTTCAACCTGATCGGCTCCGACACCAACCCCATGTTCAGCCTGCCGTGGACCTGGCACCTGGTACTGGGTGGCTTCGCCTTCGGCATGTTCTTTATGGCGACTGACCCGGTGTCCGCCTCCTTCACCAACTCCGGCAAGTGGGCTTACGGCATCCTGATTGGTGTCATGACCGTGCTGGTGCGTGTGGTGAACCCCGCCTTCCCGGAAGGGATCATGCTGGCGATTCTGTTCGCTAACCTGTGGGCGCCGCTGTTTGACCACTTCGTGGCGCAGGCCAACATCAAGCGGAGACTGGCACGCAATGGCTAA
- a CDS encoding methyltransferase produces MSQLTVNGNELRLERFPPQPEDPLQAWDAADELLLHAHQLPDGPVLVLNDHFGALACGLSDRPLVWVNDSYVAHQALEQNLELNELEPALTPLSALGTEATAVVGVMIKLPRSLRLLTTQLDWLNANLPAGTPVVIGARQKDMPSTLPDLTRQLLDEVSPSRAVKKARLVYGQLSGRQSGVPERLDWHCEPIDATVRNYPNVYGAKALDIGARLLLQHLPSSDGEIVDLGCGNGVLSMALLQANPDAHILAVDESWDAVRSTEENLASVADQSRFEVVWNDCLSGMDGGQADWVVCNPPFHQQQAVTDHIAWQMFRDAKRILKMGGRLRIVGNRHLGYHIKLTRLFGGCTTIASNAKFVVLEAQKR; encoded by the coding sequence ATGTCCCAGCTTACCGTTAACGGCAATGAATTGCGCCTTGAGCGCTTCCCTCCCCAGCCAGAAGATCCCCTTCAGGCCTGGGACGCAGCCGATGAGCTGCTGCTGCATGCTCACCAGCTTCCCGATGGCCCGGTGCTGGTGCTGAATGATCACTTCGGCGCGCTGGCCTGCGGTTTGTCTGACCGCCCGCTGGTGTGGGTCAATGACAGCTATGTCGCCCACCAGGCGCTGGAACAGAATCTGGAACTGAATGAGCTGGAGCCCGCGCTCACTCCCCTCAGTGCCCTGGGCACCGAAGCCACGGCCGTGGTTGGGGTGATGATCAAGCTGCCACGTAGCCTGCGCCTGCTCACCACCCAACTGGACTGGCTGAATGCCAACCTTCCGGCAGGCACCCCGGTGGTGATTGGCGCCCGTCAGAAAGACATGCCCTCCACCCTGCCGGACCTGACCCGCCAGCTGCTGGACGAGGTTTCCCCTTCCCGTGCGGTCAAGAAAGCCCGTTTGGTGTATGGCCAGCTCAGCGGTCGCCAAAGCGGCGTGCCGGAGCGGCTGGATTGGCATTGCGAGCCCATCGACGCCACCGTGCGTAACTACCCCAATGTCTACGGAGCCAAGGCGCTGGATATCGGCGCACGCCTGCTGTTGCAGCACCTGCCCAGCAGCGACGGTGAAATCGTCGACCTCGGTTGCGGCAATGGCGTGCTGTCGATGGCGCTGCTGCAAGCCAACCCGGATGCCCACATTCTGGCCGTGGACGAATCCTGGGACGCGGTGCGCTCTACCGAGGAAAACCTCGCCAGTGTGGCCGATCAATCCCGCTTTGAGGTGGTGTGGAACGACTGTCTGTCCGGTATGGATGGCGGCCAGGCCGACTGGGTGGTATGCAACCCCCCGTTCCACCAGCAACAGGCGGTGACCGACCATATCGCCTGGCAGATGTTCCGAGACGCCAAACGCATCCTCAAGATGGGGGGCCGTCTGCGCATCGTCGGCAACCGTCACCTCGGCTACCACATCAAGCTGACCCGCCTGTTCGGTGGCTGCACCACCATCGCCTCCAACGCCAAGTTCGTGGTGCTGGAGGCGCAGAAGCGTTAA
- the luxS gene encoding S-ribosylhomocysteine lyase: protein MPLLDSFTVDHTKMAAPAVRIAKTMATPKGDTITVFDLRFCLPNAEILSEKGIHTLEHLFAGFMRDHLNGDSVEIIDISPMGCRTGFYMSLIGTPSETQVADAWRASMEDVLQVEDQNKIPELNEYQCGTYAMHSLAEARQIAEGILARGIAVNKNDELTLSAAQLSAL, encoded by the coding sequence ATGCCCCTGCTCGACAGCTTTACCGTCGACCACACCAAGATGGCCGCCCCGGCGGTGCGCATCGCCAAAACCATGGCGACCCCAAAAGGGGACACCATCACGGTGTTTGACCTGCGGTTCTGCCTGCCCAACGCCGAGATCCTCAGCGAGAAAGGGATCCACACCCTGGAGCACCTGTTCGCTGGCTTTATGCGTGACCACCTCAATGGCGACTCGGTGGAGATCATCGACATCTCCCCGATGGGCTGTCGCACCGGCTTCTATATGAGCCTGATTGGCACACCGTCTGAAACTCAGGTGGCCGACGCCTGGCGCGCCAGCATGGAGGATGTGCTGCAGGTGGAAGACCAGAACAAGATCCCTGAACTGAACGAGTACCAGTGTGGCACCTACGCCATGCACTCGCTGGCCGAAGCGCGCCAGATCGCAGAGGGAATTCTGGCCCGTGGGATCGCCGTCAATAAAAACGACGAACTGACCCTGAGCGCGGCCCAGCTCTCCGCGCTTTAA
- a CDS encoding peptidylprolyl isomerase, which translates to MTRALTLAFGLLFASLVQATDNDPRIQPGNLFPKVQMETSLGTLVVELDRSRAELTVDNFLLYVVDGAYNNSVFHRVIGDFVVQGGGYDRDYQPIPERDPVVNESGNGLSNSYGTIAMARTNEPHSATNQFYFNVADNERLDPSSRRWGYAVFGEVVEGSEVLESMAAVETGPHDDVPGDTIPVTPMVLIKATLLPE; encoded by the coding sequence ATGACCCGTGCCCTCACCCTTGCCTTTGGCCTGCTGTTTGCCAGCCTGGTCCAGGCCACCGATAATGACCCGCGGATCCAGCCGGGCAACCTGTTCCCCAAAGTGCAGATGGAAACCAGCCTCGGCACCCTGGTGGTGGAGCTGGACCGCAGCCGCGCGGAGCTGACCGTCGATAACTTTCTGCTGTACGTGGTGGACGGCGCCTACAACAACAGCGTCTTTCACCGGGTGATCGGTGACTTTGTGGTACAGGGTGGCGGCTACGATCGCGACTACCAGCCCATCCCGGAGCGGGACCCGGTAGTGAACGAGTCCGGCAACGGCCTCTCCAACAGCTACGGCACCATCGCCATGGCCCGCACCAACGAACCCCACAGCGCCACCAACCAGTTCTACTTCAATGTCGCCGACAACGAACGCCTGGACCCCTCCTCCCGCCGCTGGGGCTACGCGGTATTTGGTGAAGTGGTGGAGGGCAGCGAAGTGCTTGAGAGCATGGCGGCGGTGGAAACCGGCCCCCATGATGACGTACCCGGTGACACCATCCCCGTGACCCCGATGGTGCTGATTAAGGCCACCCTGCTGCCGGAATAA
- a CDS encoding TRAP transporter substrate-binding protein: protein MRRIALSLLALAFTLTGCQPAPTQTEQAQPEQPQQQYQWKLVTSWPKNFPGLGMAPERFAEKVNAMSGGRLTVTVYGAGDLVPAFEVFDAVSQGTAEMGHSAAYYWKGKTPAAQFFASIPFGMNAQEMNGWLNYGGGMALWREVYAPFGIIPLVGGNTGVQMGGWFNKEINSIDDLKGLKMRLPGLGGEVLSRVGGVPVTLPGRELFTALQTGAIDATEWVGPYNDLAFGLHKAAKFYYYPGWHEPGTTLEFLVNKAAFEGLPDDLQAIVETAAQAVNQDMLDEYTSRNIAALDALVNEHGVELRRWPDEVIEVLRDTNAEVMAEEVAKDPMMRKVYDHYRAYQEGVWRYHSLSEEAYNDIRQ from the coding sequence ATGAGACGGATCGCACTGAGCCTGTTGGCGCTCGCCTTTACCCTGACGGGGTGTCAGCCGGCTCCGACCCAGACGGAGCAAGCCCAGCCTGAGCAGCCCCAGCAGCAGTACCAGTGGAAGCTGGTGACCTCCTGGCCAAAGAACTTCCCGGGCCTGGGTATGGCGCCGGAACGTTTTGCCGAAAAGGTGAACGCCATGTCCGGCGGTCGGCTGACCGTCACCGTGTACGGCGCCGGTGATCTGGTGCCCGCATTTGAGGTGTTTGATGCGGTGAGTCAGGGCACGGCTGAGATGGGCCACAGCGCCGCCTACTACTGGAAGGGCAAAACCCCGGCGGCCCAATTCTTCGCTTCCATCCCCTTTGGCATGAACGCTCAGGAGATGAATGGCTGGCTCAACTACGGCGGCGGCATGGCATTGTGGCGCGAAGTGTACGCGCCCTTTGGCATCATTCCGCTGGTGGGGGGGAATACCGGTGTTCAGATGGGCGGTTGGTTTAATAAAGAGATCAACAGCATTGATGACCTCAAAGGGTTGAAGATGCGCCTGCCGGGCCTGGGCGGCGAAGTGCTGTCACGGGTAGGCGGGGTGCCGGTGACTCTGCCGGGACGGGAGCTGTTTACCGCCCTGCAGACCGGTGCCATTGACGCCACCGAGTGGGTTGGCCCCTATAACGACCTGGCCTTTGGCCTGCACAAGGCCGCCAAGTTCTACTACTACCCGGGTTGGCATGAGCCGGGCACTACGCTGGAGTTCCTGGTCAACAAAGCCGCGTTTGAAGGGCTGCCGGATGACCTGCAGGCGATTGTGGAAACCGCGGCACAGGCGGTGAACCAGGATATGCTGGATGAGTACACCAGCCGCAATATTGCCGCACTGGACGCGTTGGTGAACGAGCACGGCGTTGAGCTGCGCCGCTGGCCGGATGAAGTGATCGAAGTGCTGCGGGACACCAACGCCGAGGTGATGGCTGAAGAGGTGGCGAAAGACCCGATGATGCGCAAGGTGTACGACCACTACCGTGCCTATCAGGAAGGGGTGTGGCGCTACCACTCACTGTCGGAAGAAGCCTACAACGACATCCGTCAGTAA